The genomic DNA TTTTATCATACAATTTACACCCTGCATGATGTATTGTTAATCCAGTTGTATAAATATCATCTACGAGTAATATTTCTTTATCAGTTAAATCCATATCCTCTTTGACGTAAAATGGATTGGGTGCTTTCGCTCTCTCAATTTTACCTAATAATGATTGTTTGGGTCTAAGGTCAGTTCCAAGAATATTATGATATTTGACCCCCATTTTCTTTAAAACAGTCGTCACAGGATTAAATGTTCGATCTAAATCACGCTCATAAGGCGATGGTATGGGTACAATCATGTCATATGAAGTTTGAGGTAAGCGAAGTTGTGATGCCAGTACATCAGCTAAATAATAATCTCTCATAAATTTATAATTATGGATGGTTTCTTTCATCACGCCGCTATATTGGTAATCACAGTATAGTTGTGACATGAGTGCAAATTCTTTTTCTAAAAATTGGCAATCCAAACAAACAGCATCCACATCTTCATGATAGTTTAAGCATCTTGGACAACGATGATGGTCTTGAATCAATTTCACGTTATCCCATTCTTGTTGACATGTTTTACACATTCTTTCGACAGGTCGATAAAAGTTTAAAATAGTGAGTGGCTCATGAATCGTCTTTAAACACTGCACACATTTAGGCATCTAACCACCCTTTCGTTAAGCCTAATTGATTCATATGCTTAATATCCTTCTTAGCTTGAATCATGGATAAGCTCACACCTTCATGTAAAAAAATAACTGTTCCGGTTGGCGCTTCTTGTTTGCGTCCTACCCGTCCCGAAATTTGTACTAGTGCTGCTTTGTCAAAACTTTCAGCATTCATCACAATCACGTCTAAACGAGGCATAGTAAAACCTCGTTCTAAAATTGTTGTCGTAAAGACAATTCGATGTTCGCCCTTACGTAAAGCTTCGACTTTCTCAAAACGTAACGCATCTTTGCTTGAAACATATATTAAATCTGGAAAGAGATAATGATAAAGTTTAAATACTTGTTTCATTATTTCAATATTATTAAAAAAGACTAGCGTGTAACGCTGCGCTTCAATTTGTCGAAGCAATAATTGTTTTAACTTGTATTGAATGTGTTTTGTGTTTAATTTGAAATACTTAAATTGAGGAACTGGCAAAGGACGTCTATGAAACCGAGCGGGCAATTGAATAATTTGTTCATGAGGCAATTGTTTCAATAAATTTTTGGGAGGCGTAGCTGTCATAAATATATGACTGTGTTGTGGTTTAGAGGCAAGTTGAATCGCTTCTACAAGTCTTGGATCCATAGATAGTGGAAAAGCATCGACTTCATCGATAAATATAATGTCGAAATGTGTTTTAAAACGATACATTTGATGTACCGTTGCTATAACGAAATGACCATTGTATTGTTGCTGACTTGATTGATGTAAGACGTCAATTTCTTCATAGATAAACGCTTCTTTGATACGTAAACTAATTTCAATTACCACATCTACTCTCGGTGAAATAACCGCTACATTATAGCCTAATTGACGTGCAATTCGGATACCTTCAAACATCATTTCTGTTTTCCCTGCTCCAGTTACAGCATATAAGAGTAAATCCTTGAAATGATGAATCGCATCAACTATCTTTTCTGAAGCATAACACTGCTGTTCAGATAATTTAAATGGTAATGCATAATAGCCATCTGTTTTACTACAAACACTTTCTGTTATTCGATATTCCGTGACATTATCCATACGACCTAATTGAATACAACTACGACAATAAATGATGTTCTCCTTTGAAAATGCCGCTTCATATTCACACAATTGTTTATCATCTTCATTGCCACATTGTATACATCGATAACCTTTTGACGTTTTAACAATACCGGGTGTCTTAATAATGACTGTCTCGTCACTTAATTCAACATTAGGAAATACTAATTTTCCATAATATTTTATAAGTATCACTTCCTTTTTCAAAAATAAAAAGCCTAAAAGCACTAGGATAAGGGTAATACACAATGCATTCTCATTGTGCATACACTTAATCCCCTCACTTTTAGACTTACAAAAATTAATTTATCTCGATTTTTCTAGGGAAATATCCCAATCCTAATCCACCTGAGCCTAAATGAGACGCGATGACTGGACCAAACTCAGAATATTGTACATTTACATTTGGATAAGTTTCTTTTAAATGATGATAAAAAGCTTTACCTTCATCAATTTTATCGCCATTAATTACAAAGACTGTAACTTCTTCTAAGTCTTTATCTTTAATAATGCCGAAGATATTCTCTTCCAATGCATTAAAAGCACGTTTTTTAGTACGAACTTTCTCGAATGGATGAATCTTACCATCTTCTTCAAAGCGAAGCACTGGTTTCATCTTTAATAAAGTACCTACCCAAGCTTGGGCACCTGTTATACGGCCACTTTTTTGTAAATTTTTCAAATCATCTACAAATAAATATGCACCTGTATTCTCACGAATTTCTTTTAATTCTTCGATTATCACTTCTGGTGTGAAGCCCTTTTTCACAAGTTCAGTTGCATAAATGGTGTAACTTCCTTCAATCATAGCGGCTAACTTACTATCAAAAGTATGAACTTTGACGCCTTCAACCATTTCTCCAGCTTGTGTTGCTGATTGATAGCTACCACTTATTCCACTTGATAAGGCAATCACAATTATGTCTGTGTAACCTTTATCTCTTAGCATTTCGTAGTTTTTAATCCATTCTCCAATAGCTGGTTGGCTTGTTGTTGGGAATGTTTTAGATGAGGCCATTTTATTATAAAAACGTTCGATTGGAACATTATCATTTTCAGTAAACGTTTCTCCATCATCAAATGCGACACTTAATGGTGCAATAGGTATCTGATACTTATCCATAAAGTCTTGTGGTAGATACCCAGTTGAATCTGCCATTACTGCGATTTTCATTGTAGTCCTCCTCAATTATACTCAAGGTTATTATAAATTATTTCTATTGAAAAAGAAATTCATAATCAGATATTTATTCATTTAAATATAAGTGTGTATAATAAAAGTTAATAACGCTAATTACTAATGGAGGTGAGAACGCATTGAGTGAACATGTGATTACTATCAAACAAGCACATACAATTGAAAATGTGATTAATAAATCTCGTTTTATTGCACATATAAAACCAATCTCTTCTGAAGATGAAGCGAAAGCTTTTATAAATGAAATGAAACAAACGCATAAAGAAGCGAACCATAATTGTTCTGCCTACACTGTTGGTGATCAAATGAATATTCAAAAAGCCAATGATGATGGTGAACCGAGTGGTACAGCTGGCGTACCCATGCTTGAAATATTAAAGAAATTAGATGTTCATGACGTCTGTGTTGTCGTTACACGTTACTTTGGCGGCATTAAATTAGGTGGCGGTGGCTTGATTCGTGCTTATAGTGGTGCTGTAAGAGACGTCATCTACGATATTGGTCGCGTTGAATTAAGAGATGCGATACCGACTACAGTAACGATCAATTATGACTTAACAGGTAAATTCGAATATGAATTAGCCTCCACATCCTATATTTTAAGAGATACAACATATACCGATAAGGTAAGTTATCAAATTGATGTCGTTCAATCAGAATATGATAACTTTATTGATTTTTTAAATCGAAATACAGCTGGAAACTTTGAATTACATGAAGGAAATGTGAAAAAGTTACCTTTCGATATTCCAACGACTTAATTGAAAATGAAGTGTTCAACATAATTAAATAATCTTATGTTTCCATAATATTTTTTGCGGTCACTTCATTTAAAAATGATATATTTATCTTTAATTTTAATGGTTTTAATATAGACTTACACATAGGCGCATTACCTTTCTTTTTTATTTGTGTGGTAACTAATAATTATTGTGGTAATTGCGCCGTTTTTGTTTTCAAAACACAATAATTGCACTGATGAATTTTAATCATTAGTCCAATTTATTATAGAGCCTAAATAAAGAAGCCAGTAAATGAATTAAAAAATCATTTACTGGCTATTTCTCTGGAAATCATGTTCTTGACTCTTATTATAAAACCAAACTAAAAAGCCTTGTTCATATTTAATCACTCGAAGTAGCTTTCTATATATGAACAAGGCTTATATATTATTTATGTTTCACTTTATCCTGTGCATGATGTTCATCATTTTTCTTAGTAATCAAATTAAGTATTGGACGATAATTATCGTCAATTAATCCTGTAAATTCAACAATCAACTCAATTGTGACTACAATAAGAATAAACATGAGTAGTACACCTAAAGGTTGTGATAGATATAAGATAATACTTGATAAACTAAATAAAATGGCTATTGAGTATATCAGTAATACGGTTTGGCGATGCGTATAACCGAGTGCTAATAATTTATGATGTAAGTGGGACTTGTCTGCTTGCATAATATGTTGTCCATTTCTCATTCTTCGAATCATCGCGAACAATGTATCAATAAATGGAACGGCAAGAATTACGATTGGGAAGAATAATGATATAAATGTAATATTCTTAAAGCCTAGCAAGGATAGAAATCCTATGATGAATCCAATCATCAAAGCACCACTATCACCTAAAAATATCTTTGCTGGATGGAAATTGAAACATAAGAAACCTAGTAAAGCACCAATAAGCACACTACAAATCATGATAATAAAGACATTGGCTTGTAAAATTGCGATAAATGCAATGGTGATTAAACCAATTGCTGATACCCCGGAAGCTAAACCATCTAAACCATCAATTAAATTAATCGCGTTAGTAATAGCCACTATCCAAATAATAGTGATTGGGATACTTAATATTCCAAAATGAATTGTGGGACCCATCGGAAAAGAAATAAAATCTATTGTTATGCCATAAAAAGCTACAATTGAAGCGGCAATTATTTGACCTAGTAATTTTAATAGTGGCTTCAAATCATAGATGTCATCAATCAACCCAACTAAGTACATTACAATTGCACCAATAACTAGAGGTTTCACTTCCCTTTCAATTGGATGACCAAGCCAAATGCCAATTAGAAAAGAAAGTAATATTACGGTACCGCCTAATACTGACACAGGCCTTGTATGTACTTTTCTGTAATTAGGTCTATCTACTAAATCGTATTTAATAGATAGCTTAATTACGATAGGTGTGATTATTAAACTGATTACCATTGTTACAGCAATGAGTAGTAAAGTATACATCAGTTCACCTTCATTAAATCTCTCTTAATATTTTCTCGTTTATTTTTATCTGCTTATTTAAATTTAAACAGTTTTTTACGTTCTTTTATACTGGACTATAGTAGTAAATGTTAAACTAATCTTTCACTTTCAAACTATAAAATCTAATCTATAAACACCAAATATCTTAACTTATTTCGTCACTTTTAGCTTGTGTGTTTGAGATATTGTTAATTTTTTGTAAAGATAA from Staphylococcus taiwanensis includes the following:
- a CDS encoding DegV family protein, which translates into the protein MKIAVMADSTGYLPQDFMDKYQIPIAPLSVAFDDGETFTENDNVPIERFYNKMASSKTFPTTSQPAIGEWIKNYEMLRDKGYTDIIVIALSSGISGSYQSATQAGEMVEGVKVHTFDSKLAAMIEGSYTIYATELVKKGFTPEVIIEELKEIRENTGAYLFVDDLKNLQKSGRITGAQAWVGTLLKMKPVLRFEEDGKIHPFEKVRTKKRAFNALEENIFGIIKDKDLEEVTVFVINGDKIDEGKAFYHHLKETYPNVNVQYSEFGPVIASHLGSGGLGLGYFPRKIEIN
- a CDS encoding DEAD/DEAH box helicase family protein, which translates into the protein MHNENALCITLILVLLGFLFLKKEVILIKYYGKLVFPNVELSDETVIIKTPGIVKTSKGYRCIQCGNEDDKQLCEYEAAFSKENIIYCRSCIQLGRMDNVTEYRITESVCSKTDGYYALPFKLSEQQCYASEKIVDAIHHFKDLLLYAVTGAGKTEMMFEGIRIARQLGYNVAVISPRVDVVIEISLRIKEAFIYEEIDVLHQSSQQQYNGHFVIATVHQMYRFKTHFDIIFIDEVDAFPLSMDPRLVEAIQLASKPQHSHIFMTATPPKNLLKQLPHEQIIQLPARFHRRPLPVPQFKYFKLNTKHIQYKLKQLLLRQIEAQRYTLVFFNNIEIMKQVFKLYHYLFPDLIYVSSKDALRFEKVEALRKGEHRIVFTTTILERGFTMPRLDVIVMNAESFDKAALVQISGRVGRKQEAPTGTVIFLHEGVSLSMIQAKKDIKHMNQLGLTKGWLDA
- a CDS encoding YigZ family protein; amino-acid sequence: MSEHVITIKQAHTIENVINKSRFIAHIKPISSEDEAKAFINEMKQTHKEANHNCSAYTVGDQMNIQKANDDGEPSGTAGVPMLEILKKLDVHDVCVVVTRYFGGIKLGGGGLIRAYSGAVRDVIYDIGRVELRDAIPTTVTINYDLTGKFEYELASTSYILRDTTYTDKVSYQIDVVQSEYDNFIDFLNRNTAGNFELHEGNVKKLPFDIPTT
- a CDS encoding ComF family protein, whose translation is MPKCVQCLKTIHEPLTILNFYRPVERMCKTCQQEWDNVKLIQDHHRCPRCLNYHEDVDAVCLDCQFLEKEFALMSQLYCDYQYSGVMKETIHNYKFMRDYYLADVLASQLRLPQTSYDMIVPIPSPYERDLDRTFNPVTTVLKKMGVKYHNILGTDLRPKQSLLGKIERAKAPNPFYVKEDMDLTDKEILLVDDIYTTGLTIHHAGCKLYDKNVRKFKVFTFSR
- a CDS encoding undecaprenyl/decaprenyl-phosphate alpha-N-acetylglucosaminyl 1-phosphate transferase — translated: MYTLLLIAVTMVISLIITPIVIKLSIKYDLVDRPNYRKVHTRPVSVLGGTVILLSFLIGIWLGHPIEREVKPLVIGAIVMYLVGLIDDIYDLKPLLKLLGQIIAASIVAFYGITIDFISFPMGPTIHFGILSIPITIIWIVAITNAINLIDGLDGLASGVSAIGLITIAFIAILQANVFIIMICSVLIGALLGFLCFNFHPAKIFLGDSGALMIGFIIGFLSLLGFKNITFISLFFPIVILAVPFIDTLFAMIRRMRNGQHIMQADKSHLHHKLLALGYTHRQTVLLIYSIAILFSLSSIILYLSQPLGVLLMFILIVVTIELIVEFTGLIDDNYRPILNLITKKNDEHHAQDKVKHK